Proteins encoded by one window of Emticicia oligotrophica DSM 17448:
- a CDS encoding HlyD family secretion protein has translation MKTIYQTYFAVALTLGITACNSSKTDFDATGVFEAEEVIISSESNGKLLALNITEGDALTVGQEVGQVDCQNINLQKAQTEASIAALKLKQNEATPQVKILEKQIETQKAVLATQKEQLTLLEKERKRLQNLVNAEAAPTKQLDDIVGQIEILKKQMTSTQSQIEVISQQISSQKEQISIQNRGILSETQPLQVRVSQIDEQLGHCKVINPIAGTVLVKYAESNEMTGMGKPLYKIADLSTMTLRAYVSGTQLGQVKVNQPVKIFIDNGKDAYKEMQGTITWISSKAEFTPKTIQTKDERENLVYAAKIKVKNDGFIKIGMYGEVKF, from the coding sequence ATGAAAACAATCTATCAAACATATTTTGCCGTGGCCTTGACTCTTGGCATTACGGCTTGTAATTCATCAAAAACAGATTTCGATGCCACCGGCGTTTTTGAAGCAGAAGAGGTTATAATTTCGTCAGAATCTAATGGAAAATTACTGGCGTTAAATATAACAGAAGGTGATGCCTTAACAGTAGGGCAGGAGGTTGGACAAGTTGATTGTCAGAATATCAACCTTCAAAAAGCTCAAACAGAGGCTAGTATTGCGGCTCTAAAACTCAAACAAAATGAGGCTACTCCACAAGTGAAAATTTTAGAAAAACAAATTGAAACCCAAAAAGCTGTTTTAGCTACCCAAAAGGAACAATTAACTCTATTAGAAAAAGAACGTAAACGTCTTCAAAACTTAGTCAATGCAGAGGCTGCACCAACTAAGCAATTAGATGACATTGTGGGTCAAATTGAAATTTTGAAGAAACAAATGACAAGCACTCAAAGTCAAATTGAAGTAATTTCTCAGCAAATTTCATCGCAGAAAGAACAAATTAGTATCCAAAATCGTGGAATTTTAAGTGAAACTCAGCCTTTGCAAGTACGTGTCTCTCAAATTGACGAACAATTAGGACATTGTAAAGTAATTAATCCAATTGCGGGAACGGTATTAGTAAAATATGCTGAATCGAATGAAATGACAGGTATGGGTAAACCACTTTATAAGATTGCTGACTTAAGTACGATGACACTGCGTGCCTATGTTTCGGGTACACAACTCGGACAAGTAAAGGTTAATCAACCAGTGAAGATTTTTATTGATAATGGAAAAGATGCTTACAAAGAAATGCAAGGTACTATTACTTGGATTTCAAGTAAAGCTGAGTTCACTCCAAAAACCATTCAGACCAAAGATGAACGTGAAAATTTGGTTTATGCAGCCAAAATTAAAGTGAAAAATGATGGATTCATCAAGATAGGAATGTATGGTGAAGTGAAATTTTAA
- a CDS encoding ABC transporter ATP-binding protein, with product MSSVIIENITKTYDKGTVKALDRVSFEVKSGELFGLIGADGAGKTTLFRILTTLLIPDSGKAIVAGYDVVKDFKQIRQIVGYMPGKFSLYQDLSIEENLNFFATVFGTTVEENYELIREIYVQIEPFKKRLAGKLSGGMKQKLALCCALIHEPKVLFLDEPTTGVDPVSRKEFWEMLGRLKERGITIIVSTPYMDEAKLCDRIALIQNAKILDVDTLDGILTKNKQNLLAVSSDNMYHLLKDLRAYPDAVSCFAFGQHHHLQVKNASSSIENLSEYLTEHQHSNISIEAINPDIEDTFIKLMQDA from the coding sequence ATGTCATCAGTCATTATTGAAAATATCACTAAAACTTACGATAAAGGCACTGTAAAAGCCTTAGATAGGGTAAGTTTTGAAGTGAAATCAGGCGAATTATTCGGACTTATCGGTGCAGATGGTGCAGGTAAAACAACCCTTTTTAGAATCTTAACCACCTTATTGATTCCTGATTCGGGAAAAGCAATAGTTGCAGGTTATGATGTGGTGAAGGATTTCAAGCAAATTAGGCAAATTGTGGGCTATATGCCGGGTAAGTTTTCCTTGTATCAAGATTTGAGTATTGAAGAAAATCTAAACTTTTTTGCAACTGTTTTTGGTACTACCGTTGAAGAAAACTACGAATTGATTCGAGAAATATATGTGCAAATCGAACCTTTTAAAAAGCGTTTAGCTGGCAAACTTTCAGGTGGAATGAAGCAAAAGTTGGCCCTTTGTTGTGCCTTGATTCACGAACCTAAAGTTTTATTCTTGGATGAACCCACAACGGGTGTTGACCCAGTTTCGAGAAAAGAATTTTGGGAAATGTTGGGAAGATTGAAGGAGCGGGGAATTACTATAATTGTTTCTACGCCCTATATGGATGAAGCGAAACTTTGTGATAGAATTGCCTTAATTCAAAATGCAAAGATTTTGGATGTCGATACATTAGATGGAATTTTAACTAAAAATAAGCAAAATCTATTGGCAGTTAGCAGCGATAATATGTATCATCTTTTGAAGGATTTGAGAGCTTATCCCGATGCTGTTTCTTGTTTTGCTTTTGGTCAACATCATCATTTACAGGTGAAAAATGCCTCATCAAGCATTGAAAACTTAAGTGAATACCTCACTGAGCACCAACATTCCAATATTTCTATTGAGGCAATTAATCCAGATATTGAAGATACTTTTATAAAACTTATGCAAGATGCTTAA
- a CDS encoding ABC transporter ATP-binding protein, producing the protein MLNEEIVIKTNKLTKTFGDFTAVNAISFEVKSGEIFGFLGANGAGKTTAMRILCGLLSPTSGEAKVAGYDVYKENESIKRHIGYMSQKFSLYENLTVKENIEFFGGIYGLSRKELKEKGNDLINRLGMEKEADKLVGSLPLGWKQKISFSTAILHQPKIVFLDEPTGGVDPITRRQFWDMIYEATDSGITVFVTTHYMDEAEYCNRVSIMVDGSISALDTPHNLKQQFETDSMEGVFLKLARQAKRGD; encoded by the coding sequence ATGCTTAACGAAGAAATTGTCATAAAAACGAATAAGTTGACCAAGACTTTCGGAGATTTTACAGCCGTCAATGCCATCAGTTTTGAAGTAAAATCGGGAGAAATATTTGGGTTTTTAGGAGCGAATGGTGCTGGCAAAACTACCGCCATGCGTATTTTATGCGGCTTGCTTTCGCCAACTTCGGGCGAGGCAAAGGTAGCTGGTTATGATGTTTACAAAGAAAATGAGTCAATCAAACGACACATTGGCTATATGAGTCAAAAGTTTTCTTTGTACGAAAACCTAACCGTTAAAGAAAATATTGAGTTTTTTGGCGGGATTTATGGACTTTCCCGCAAAGAATTGAAAGAAAAAGGAAATGATTTGATTAATCGATTGGGAATGGAGAAGGAGGCCGATAAGTTAGTTGGTTCTTTACCTTTGGGTTGGAAACAAAAAATTTCTTTCTCAACGGCCATTTTACACCAACCTAAAATTGTATTCTTAGACGAACCAACGGGTGGTGTTGACCCAATCACTCGTCGTCAATTTTGGGATATGATTTATGAAGCTACCGATTCGGGCATTACAGTTTTCGTAACTACTCACTATATGGACGAAGCTGAATATTGCAATCGTGTTTCGATAATGGTTGATGGTTCGATTTCTGCCCTTGATACCCCACATAATCTCAAACAACAATTTGAAACCGATTCTATGGAAGGCGTATTCTTGAAACTAGCTCGTCAAGCCAAGCGAGGAGATTAA
- a CDS encoding ABC transporter permease produces MKLFFSFIRKEFWHVLRDTRSLVILLGMPVMMMLLFGFALSNEVKNSNIGVLDLSHDETTQLLTDRFDQSRYFSVTKNLTRESQIEEAFRKNELRMVVIFPPKFREGLLHNNQAQIRLVGDATDPNTSNIMINYASAILRDYQNELFGEQKLPYQINVESSMLYNPKLSSSFNFVPGVMTLILMLLGAMMTSVSIVKEKEKGTMEILLVSPMRPLMVVITKAIPYLLLCFIDVLLILLLAYTVLEMPLRGNLFLLLAESILFIFTTLSLGLLISNLVDKQQTAMFISLVGLMMPALIFSGFMFPLENMPLPMQIISNLVPTKWYYSIVSSIMVKGLGIKFIWKQTLILVAMTVFYLAVAMKKFKIRLE; encoded by the coding sequence ATGAAACTATTTTTTTCATTTATACGCAAAGAATTTTGGCATGTACTTCGCGATACTCGCAGTTTAGTGATTTTGCTTGGAATGCCCGTCATGATGATGCTTTTGTTTGGTTTTGCTTTATCAAACGAAGTAAAAAACTCAAATATTGGTGTTCTAGATTTATCTCATGATGAAACTACCCAGTTGTTAACCGATCGTTTTGACCAAAGTAGGTATTTCTCAGTAACAAAAAATCTAACGCGTGAAAGTCAAATCGAAGAAGCATTTCGTAAAAACGAGCTTCGAATGGTTGTCATTTTTCCACCAAAATTCCGTGAAGGTTTACTTCATAACAATCAAGCACAAATTAGATTAGTTGGAGATGCCACCGACCCGAATACTTCAAATATCATGATTAACTATGCTTCGGCAATTTTACGTGATTATCAGAATGAGTTGTTTGGCGAGCAAAAACTACCTTATCAAATTAATGTAGAAAGTAGTATGCTCTATAATCCTAAACTAAGTAGTAGTTTCAACTTTGTACCCGGTGTAATGACCTTAATTCTGATGCTGTTGGGAGCAATGATGACTTCAGTTTCTATTGTAAAAGAGAAAGAAAAAGGTACGATGGAAATTTTACTAGTTTCGCCTATGCGTCCATTAATGGTAGTGATAACGAAGGCAATACCTTACCTTTTGCTCTGTTTTATTGATGTTTTATTGATTTTGCTCTTAGCCTATACTGTTCTTGAAATGCCGTTGAGAGGAAATCTATTCCTGCTTTTAGCTGAAAGTATCTTGTTTATTTTCACTACACTTTCACTCGGATTATTGATTTCCAACTTGGTTGACAAACAACAAACCGCCATGTTTATATCATTGGTAGGTTTAATGATGCCCGCTTTGATATTCAGCGGTTTCATGTTTCCGCTGGAGAATATGCCATTACCTATGCAAATCATAAGTAATCTCGTTCCAACAAAATGGTATTACAGTATTGTTAGTAGTATAATGGTGAAAGGTTTAGGCATTAAGTTTATCTGGAAACAAACCTTGATATTAGTAGCCATGACTGTTTTTTATTTGGCAGTAGCCATGAAGAAATTTAAGATTAGATTGGAGTAA
- a CDS encoding ABC transporter permease yields MRNLSFILQKEFRQIFRDKTILRMMFIMPILQLIIIPLAADYEIKHLSISVIDQDHSTYSKRLITKLTSSGYFRLVQYDNSYAKALENVGNGKTDLILTIPTHFERNLIKENKATLALAADAVSNTKAGLGSSYATQIINDFNNEIREEWIRMPRFNDMPQILITNANWYNPHIDYHLLMVPGILAILVTMVGSFLASLNIVSEKEIGTIEQINVTPIKKHEFILGKLIPFWVLGMITVTIGMLVAFAIFRIIPQGSYLIVYLFSGVYLLSVLGIGLLLSTFSDSQQQATLFAFFFMMVFVLMSGLYTPIESMPSWAKVIAYCNPPMYFVKVIRSVFIKGSGFADMLPEFAAIVVFAIFFNVLAILNYRKRSA; encoded by the coding sequence ATGAGAAATCTTTCATTTATATTACAAAAAGAGTTTAGGCAAATTTTTAGAGATAAAACCATTCTCCGAATGATGTTTATCATGCCTATTCTTCAGCTCATCATTATTCCATTAGCTGCCGATTATGAGATAAAACACTTGTCAATTAGTGTAATTGACCAAGACCATTCAACTTATTCAAAAAGACTTATAACAAAGCTTACTTCATCGGGCTATTTTAGATTGGTGCAATATGATAATTCATATGCTAAAGCTCTGGAAAATGTTGGTAATGGAAAAACTGATTTAATTTTAACAATTCCTACCCATTTTGAACGTAATTTAATCAAAGAAAATAAGGCAACTTTAGCTTTAGCGGCCGATGCCGTTAGTAATACCAAAGCAGGCTTGGGTTCATCTTATGCTACCCAAATTATCAATGATTTCAATAATGAAATTCGTGAAGAATGGATTCGAATGCCTAGGTTTAATGATATGCCACAAATCCTGATTACAAATGCTAATTGGTATAATCCCCACATTGATTATCATTTGCTTATGGTGCCTGGGATTTTGGCCATTTTGGTTACAATGGTTGGTAGTTTTCTTGCAAGTTTGAATATCGTTTCAGAGAAAGAAATAGGCACGATTGAGCAAATTAATGTTACTCCTATTAAGAAACACGAATTTATTTTAGGTAAACTTATACCATTTTGGGTATTAGGAATGATTACCGTAACGATAGGTATGTTGGTGGCTTTTGCTATTTTTAGAATTATCCCGCAAGGTTCTTATTTGATAGTTTATTTATTTTCAGGTGTTTACCTATTAAGTGTGCTCGGAATAGGTTTACTTTTAAGTACTTTTTCAGATTCGCAACAACAAGCCACTCTTTTTGCCTTCTTTTTTATGATGGTCTTTGTACTCATGAGCGGACTTTACACGCCTATTGAGAGTATGCCAAGTTGGGCAAAAGTGATTGCCTATTGTAATCCACCGATGTATTTTGTGAAAGTTATTCGTTCTGTATTTATCAAAGGAAGTGGCTTTGCAGATATGCTACCAGAATTTGCAGCAATTGTAGTTTTTGCCATTTTCTTTAATGTACTAGCCATTCTAAATTATCGAAAAAGAAGTGCCTAA
- the tamL gene encoding translocation and assembly module lipoprotein TamL: protein MILKVVSYLFYALQTFFDRKLIYKSLTICSIVLLASSCTPKVQLERDEYRLNNFEFKGNKQISTEELDLLIPPTQRPNRRILYLPVAPYVGFYNLGKSFYRDEKINKRLKKWQNRLEVLPNPEIYDAKIERKRKRFQNKINIFKDRLETKENWWMKNIGEAPAIITENAIKRTSSSIHDYLYSKGYFDNKVSYKIDSVNTNKRVKLTYLVDEKSGYRIDSIKFNVEDIKIDSLLKKYQSTSLLKSNKNIDFGNIDAEKIRIESFFKENGYFNFIAKNYISVEIDTTDYIKRGYKVNLGLNIRNPLQKEQHEQFTLESVNFISADASSDNSLKIDTTNIELNSIRYTFIGKKFPARILDKKILIRPNQLFKASLVNETNRQLYGLDQFAFANVRFTQLPENKLRADIIAPTNPKYTTAYNFDVNNINNILGGGASISLRARNLLSMLETTELGLRANLEGQPGLDSTTQRSRELGANLALNIPKIIFLGKISNLLSLKSPRTQLALSFNNSKQRLFERQVFRLTGNYSWQRSKYETILISPFDINLINTPFKSAAFEEVLINNPNLKVLYDPQFVSSINATYIFNNQQQGKNTRAKYFRLFVESGGTTLNFFPNKNQIKFIDNIFPLDTPKRAYFRFVKINFDYRRYIPINQRDSWAFRLNMGVAHPYGQNRAMPFEKNFFIGGPNSIRAWQPRSLGPGSAAGTTINNRFSQQPGDIILESSVELRKYMFRFIGNWNLGLFVDAGNVWKWYQIESKYNQANFDWGRFYKEIAVGTGAGIRLDLDYFVARIDWGIKVFDPAKPVGQRFVLDELKLSRKQEYYPALRFAIGYPF from the coding sequence ATGATTTTGAAAGTAGTCTCATATCTTTTTTATGCATTGCAAACATTTTTTGATAGAAAACTCATTTACAAATCTTTAACTATTTGCTCTATTGTTTTGTTGGCTAGCTCTTGTACACCAAAAGTACAATTAGAGCGAGATGAATATCGTCTGAATAATTTTGAGTTCAAAGGTAATAAACAAATCTCAACTGAGGAACTCGACCTCCTTATTCCTCCTACGCAAAGACCTAATCGTCGAATTTTATACTTACCAGTAGCTCCTTATGTAGGATTTTATAATTTAGGCAAATCATTTTATCGTGACGAAAAAATTAATAAAAGACTAAAAAAATGGCAAAATAGATTAGAAGTATTACCTAATCCAGAAATCTACGATGCTAAAATTGAAAGAAAACGAAAACGCTTTCAAAATAAAATCAATATTTTTAAAGACAGACTGGAAACCAAAGAAAATTGGTGGATGAAAAATATTGGAGAAGCTCCTGCCATAATTACTGAAAATGCCATCAAACGCACGAGCAGTAGTATTCATGATTATTTATACAGCAAGGGTTATTTCGATAATAAAGTTAGCTACAAAATAGATTCAGTAAACACTAACAAAAGAGTAAAACTAACCTATTTGGTAGATGAGAAGAGTGGTTATCGAATTGATAGTATTAAATTCAATGTAGAAGATATCAAAATTGATTCTTTATTGAAAAAATATCAATCAACGAGTTTACTAAAATCAAATAAAAATATTGATTTTGGGAATATTGATGCCGAAAAGATTAGAATTGAATCATTTTTTAAGGAAAATGGCTATTTTAATTTTATCGCTAAAAACTATATCAGTGTTGAGATTGATACAACCGATTATATCAAAAGAGGATACAAAGTAAATCTAGGCTTAAATATCAGAAATCCGCTGCAAAAAGAACAACATGAGCAATTTACCCTCGAATCAGTTAATTTTATTTCAGCCGATGCTTCATCTGATAATTCACTTAAAATTGATACGACGAATATTGAATTAAATAGTATTAGATATACATTTATTGGCAAGAAATTTCCTGCGAGAATCTTAGATAAAAAAATTCTTATTCGCCCTAATCAACTTTTCAAGGCTTCTTTGGTGAATGAAACTAACCGCCAACTTTATGGTCTCGACCAATTTGCGTTTGCGAATGTAAGGTTTACTCAATTACCTGAAAATAAATTGAGGGCAGATATTATTGCTCCAACAAATCCAAAATATACCACAGCCTATAATTTTGACGTCAATAATATCAACAACATTTTGGGCGGTGGAGCTAGTATTTCGCTTCGTGCTCGCAACTTGTTGAGTATGCTTGAAACAACAGAGTTGGGTCTTCGTGCCAATCTTGAAGGTCAACCTGGTTTAGATTCTACCACTCAAAGGAGTCGTGAATTAGGGGCAAATTTGGCCTTAAATATTCCAAAAATTATCTTCTTGGGTAAAATTTCTAATTTATTAAGCCTAAAAAGCCCACGAACACAATTAGCCTTGAGTTTTAATAATTCTAAACAAAGACTATTTGAAAGACAGGTATTTCGCCTAACAGGAAACTATTCATGGCAACGCTCAAAATATGAAACTATTTTAATTTCTCCGTTTGATATTAACCTAATCAACACACCATTTAAAAGTGCTGCTTTTGAAGAAGTTTTAATCAATAATCCAAATCTAAAAGTACTTTATGACCCGCAGTTTGTTTCGAGTATTAATGCAACATATATCTTCAATAACCAGCAACAGGGCAAAAATACACGTGCAAAATATTTTAGACTATTTGTAGAATCGGGCGGAACTACCCTTAATTTCTTCCCAAATAAAAATCAAATCAAATTTATTGATAATATTTTTCCATTAGATACTCCAAAAAGGGCATATTTTCGATTCGTAAAAATAAATTTTGATTATAGAAGATACATTCCTATCAATCAACGTGATTCTTGGGCATTTAGGCTAAATATGGGTGTTGCTCATCCTTACGGTCAAAACCGAGCAATGCCTTTCGAGAAAAACTTCTTTATTGGCGGACCAAATAGTATTCGAGCATGGCAACCTCGCTCACTCGGACCAGGTTCGGCAGCAGGTACAACTATCAACAATCGTTTTTCACAACAACCCGGAGATATTATCTTAGAGTCAAGTGTGGAACTCCGAAAATATATGTTCAGATTTATTGGAAATTGGAATTTAGGGCTTTTTGTAGATGCAGGTAACGTTTGGAAATGGTATCAGATTGAAAGTAAATATAATCAAGCAAATTTTGATTGGGGAAGATTTTATAAAGAAATTGCGGTTGGTACAGGTGCAGGAATTCGTTTAGATTTAGATTATTTCGTGGCAAGAATAGACTGGGGCATAAAAGTTTTCGACCCTGCCAAACCAGTAGGGCAACGCTTTGTTTTAGACGAACTCAAACTAAGCCGAAAACAAGAATATTACCCAGCATTGAGATTTGCCATTGGATATCCTTTTTAA
- a CDS encoding TrmH family RNA methyltransferase, which produces MFSKQQQKYVQSLQIKKYRQEHQRFLVEGAKSVQELLNSDLEIELLLCTPKFYAENEKKLEKISVEQISQAELEKNGTLQSNDAALAVVKMRHNAPLTAEKDEFVLVLDDIRDPGNFGTILRIADWYGIKKVICSDSTVDFYNPKVIAASMGSFTRIKIYYTELSKYFERLIKKGNIEIIGTFLDSENVHHFQFPSSGYIVLGNESNGIGESVEKLITKKITIPRFGEAESLNVGIATAIVLDNFRRRE; this is translated from the coding sequence ATGTTTTCAAAACAACAACAAAAGTACGTTCAATCTCTGCAAATAAAAAAATATCGACAAGAACATCAACGTTTTTTAGTAGAAGGTGCTAAAAGTGTTCAAGAATTATTGAACTCTGATTTGGAAATAGAACTATTACTTTGTACACCTAAGTTCTATGCAGAAAACGAAAAAAAGCTTGAAAAAATATCAGTAGAGCAGATTTCACAAGCAGAACTTGAAAAAAATGGAACGCTGCAAAGTAATGATGCGGCATTGGCAGTTGTAAAAATGCGTCATAATGCACCTCTTACTGCTGAAAAAGATGAGTTCGTATTGGTATTAGATGATATTCGTGACCCTGGTAATTTTGGTACAATTCTTAGAATTGCCGATTGGTATGGCATCAAAAAAGTTATTTGTTCTGACTCAACAGTTGACTTCTATAACCCCAAAGTTATTGCGGCATCAATGGGTTCTTTTACAAGGATTAAGATTTACTATACCGAACTATCAAAATACTTCGAAAGGTTAATTAAAAAGGGGAATATTGAAATCATTGGTACTTTTTTAGATTCAGAAAATGTACATCATTTCCAATTCCCAAGCAGTGGCTATATTGTTTTAGGAAATGAATCCAATGGAATAGGAGAGTCGGTAGAAAAATTAATTACTAAGAAAATAACCATTCCAAGGTTCGGAGAGGCAGAATCACTCAATGTGGGGATTGCAACGGCAATAGTTTTAGATAATTTCCGAAGAAGAGAGTAA